The Deinococcus hopiensis KR-140 sequence GCCTGCGTGGCGGGCTTTCAATCAGAACGCCCGGGCAGCGGGCAATGCTGTGGGTATATGGCACGAGACGTACCAGGTGGCGGCCGGAGCTTACGAGACGGTGTACGTGAACATGCCTCCCACGGGGTTGGGACGAGCGGGAACGCTGGTACCCGCTACGGGCTACCGGCAGACGGCGCAGGGAAGGCTGGCGGGATAGCCCATATCCTGAATGGGGGGACGGGAGGAAGGGCTTTCCTACCGGACCAGTACCCTCAAGGCCACATCAAGAGGAAGCTGCCCCATTCCTATCCGGAAGGAGGCAGCTTCTTTCCTGTTGTCCGCCGCCTTAACCCAGCGCCTGCCGGATGCGGGCATACACCTCGTCCATGGTGCCCACACCGTCTACCTGACGCAGGTGGCCACGCGCCGCGTAGTAGTCAATCAAGGGCTGGGTCTGCTCGCGGTACACCTGCTGGCGCCTGCGGGCCACCTCCTCGGTGTCGTCGCTGCGCACGGCCTCGCCGCGTGCCGCCGCCTGCCGTCCGCGCTCCACGATGCGTTCGATCAGCAGCTCGTCGGGCACTTCCAGCAGGGGGGCCGCCGTTACGGGAGCGCCCAATTCTTCAAGCAGCATATCCAGGGCCTGGGCCTGGGCGCCCGTTCGGGGAAACCCATCGAAAATCACCCGGACCGGCTCCATCTCTGCCAGATAGGCGCGAATCAGGGCGATGAGAATATCGTCGGGCACGAGCTGACCCGCGTCCAGGAGAGGCCTGACCCGCTGTCCCAATTCAGTTTCCCGGGCGACGTGGTCGCGCAGAATGTCACCGGTGCTGATCTTGGTCAGTCCCTCCTCGCGGGCGAGGCGCTCGGCCTGCGTGCCCTTGCCCGCGCCGGGCGGACCGAGAAAAATCACGACTTTGTTCCTGGGTTGAGTCATTGGAGCCTCCTCTAGGGTGTACAGCATAGGGTCGGGCATGAACAGCGGCACGGCCCTGTTTGTTCCTGGTGGGGTGACGTACGCGCCCACCGAAAACCGAAAAACCGCCCACCCCAGGGGCGAGCGGTTGGAAGAAAAGCCTTCAGTTGGGGAGGCGGCCACGAATGCGGCCCTTGGAGATAAAACCGTCGTAGCGCCGCACCGTGAGCTGCGCTTCAAGCTGCTTCAGCGTTTCGAGCGCCACCCCCACGATAATCAGCAGGCCGGTGCCGCTGAACTGGAAGGTGTTGATGCCTGTTGCCCGCTGCACGATCTGCGGAATCAGGGTGAGAACCACCAGGAAAACCGCCCCCCAGAGGCTGAGGCGACCGCTGATGCCGCCCAGGAAATCGGCGGTGGGCGTACCGGGTCGAACGCCAGGGATAAACCCACCGGCCTCCCGCAGCTGCTCGCTGATGCGCTTGGGATCGAATTGCACGCTGTTGTATAGGTACGTGAACCCAAAGATCAGCAGCGCTTCGAGCGCCAGATACCACGGACTACCCGACGTGAGGTACGTCTGGATAAAGGCGTTGACGCCCGGCGCGCGGGTGGCCGTGGCGCTGCTGATCAGGTTGGGGATAATCAGCATGGCCGAGGCGAAGATGACCGGAATCACGCCCGCCTGGTTGACCTTGATGGGCAACCAGGTGGCCTGTCCACCCAGGTTGCGGGCGGCCCCTGTGGGGGCTCCCCCCCGAGCACGCGCGTAGGTGACGGGCACCCGGCGTTCGCCCTGGTACACGTACACGATGCCCGCAATGGTCACGAGGATCACCGCGATAAATGCGAGCAGGGGAAACAGGTCCACCTTCCCCGTACGCAACAGGTCGGCCGTCCCCTTGATCTCCACGGGGTAGCGGGCGATGATCCCCGCCGTGATGATCAGGCTGATGCCGTTGCCCACGCCGACTTCGGTGATGCGCTCACCCAGCCACATGGCAAAGGCGATGCCCGCCACCTGCGTCAGCACCATCACCAGAATGGTAAAAAGCCCCGGGTCCCAGCCCACGGCGATGTACTGCGCGTTACTCGTGATGTAGAGCGAGAAAAACAGCGCCTGCGCGGTGCCCAGCGCAATGGCTGCGTAGCGGGTGTACTGGTTGATCTTCTTGCGCCCTTCCTCCCCTTCCTTGCTGAGCTTTTCCAGCGCGGGAATGGTGGTGGTCAGGAGCTGCACGACGATGCTGGCCGTGATGTACGGCAGCACACCAAGCGCAAAAATCGAAAACTGCGAGAGATTGCCCCCTGAAATCAGGCCGATCAACCCGAAGAGGCCACCCCCTGAGGTGGCCTTCTCCAAGGCTGCCGTATTCACGCCCGGGGTGGGGATGGTGCTTCCGAGGCGGTAAATGGCCAGCAGCAGCAGGGTAAAGACAATCTTCCGCCGGAGTTCCGGAATCCGGAATGCGTCGCGGAAGGCGCGCAGCATGTTACTCGGCCTGCTCGGCGGTTTCGCTGCTGGCGCTGCTCAGAATGACCCTGCCGCCCGCCGCTTCCACGGCTTTGACAGCGGCCTCACTGGCTGCGTCCACGTGCACTGTTACGGCGCGGGTAATCTCGCCACGGCCCAGGAGCTTGAGGGGACGGTTCTTGCGGCGCACCAGGCCCGCGAGTTCCAGCGCCGCACGGTCCAGGGTCTCCCCCTCGACGCCTTCGAGCTGGGCGAGGTTGATAACTTCGTAGGTCGTGCCGACGTTGTTGAAGCCGCGCTTGGGCAGCCTCGAGATCAGCGTGCTGCGGCCGCCCTCGAAGAACGAGCCCTTACCCGCGCCGCTGCGCGACTTCTGGCCCTTGTGGCCGCGGCCGGCCGTCTTGTCGGTCCCGCCGGGACCACGACCCACGCGCTTGCGGTTCTTGCGGCTGCCCGGAGCGGGCGTCAGTTCGTGGAGCTTCACGCTTCCACCTCCACCAGGTGCAAAACGGTCTTGATCATGCCGCGCGTTACGGGCGTGTCTACCAGTTCACGGCTGTCGCCGATCTTCCTCAGGCCGAGCGCCTTGACGGTCTCCACTTGGTAGCGGGGACGGCCGATTACGCTGCGCTTCAGGGTGACCTTGACGGTGCTGGTCGTCATTGCGCACCTCCAGCGGGTGCAGCCTGCGCTGCAGCGGGAGCCGCCACGGTACCGCGCATCGCGCGAACCTGCTTGGCGGTGCGGAGGTTCTTCAGGCCATCAAACACCGCGTAGGCCACGTTGACCTTGTTGCGGCTGCCGAGTTCCTTGGACAGCAGGTTGGTGATACCGGCAAGTTCGGCGATGGAACGGGGCACGGTGCCCGCGATCACGCCCGTACCGGGGCCGGCGGGCTTGAGCAGCACGCGGCTGGTGCTGTTCTCACCGACGATGTCGTGGGGAATGGTGCCGTTTTCCACAGGCACGGTGATCATGTTCTTGCGCGCGATCGCCTTGGCCTTCTCGATGGCGACGGGCACTTCCTTGGCCTTGCCGATACCCATCCCGACGCGACCGTTGCGGTCACCCAGAATTACGAGCGCGGCGAAGCGGAAGCGGCGTCCACCCTGGTAGGTCTTGGACGTGCGGTTGACGAACAGCATCTTCTCTTCGAATTCGCTGCTCTCCCGCTCGCGGTCATTGCGACGGTTAAAAGTCAAGGCCACCCTCCCGCGCCGCTTCCGCGAGCGCTTTTACCCGGCCGTGGTACTTGTACTGGCCGCGGTCGAATACGACCTGCTTGACACCCTTGGCAGCGGCGGCTTCGGCCAAGGCCTTGCCCACCGCGCTGGCGGTATCGGTCTTGCTGCCCGTCTTCAACGCGCTGCTGCTGGCGGCAGCCAGCGTCTTGCCCGAAGCGTCGTCGATAATCTGGGCGTAGATGTGCTTGCTGGAGCGGAACACGCTCAGGCGCAGACGCTCGCCGGCGGCCACCCGGACCTTGCGGCGGGCGCGCAGCTTGCGGCGCACAGTGGTCTGGTTCGCCATTACTTCTTCCCTTTCCCGCCCGTGGCTCCGGCCTTACCGGCCTTGAGGGCAATCTGCTCACCGACGAAGCGCACACCCTTGCCGTGGTAGGCGTCGGGCTTACGGACTTTGCGGACGTTGGCCGCCACCTGACCGACGAGCTGCTTGTCGATACCGGACACGTCGATGCGGGTAGGCTCGGGCACAGTGAAGGTGACGCCGGCAGGCGGCTCAATGATGACCGGGTGGCTGTAGCCGATGGTCATCTCGAGGTTCTTGCCGGTCATCTTCGCGCGGTAACCGACGCCGCGCAGTTCGAGGTTGATGGTGAAGCCGTCGCTGACGCCCTTGACGGCGTTGGCGACGAGGGTGCGGGTCAGGCCGTGCAGGGCGCGGTGCTCCTGGCGGTCACTGGGGCGCGTCACGAGCAGCTGCCCGTTGTCGTTCTGGATGTTCAAGGCCGGGTTGTAGGGAACGGTCAGTTCCCCCTTGGGCCCCTTGACCTGAAACACGCCGTCCTGCGCGCTCACGGTCACGCCGCTGGGCACGGCGATGGGTTGTTTACCGATGCGGGACATCTTGTCCTCCTTCGTTCCTTAAGTCGGAGCGCCCTGTGGGTTCCGAGGTCAGGTCTAACGTCGTTGCGCCCCTCTTACCAGAGGACGCAGATGACTTCGCCGCCGACGCCCTGTTTGCGGGCTTCGCGGTCGGGCAGCAGGCCCTTGCTCGTCGAGACCACGGCGAGGCCCAGGCCCCGCTGGATGCGGGGCAGGTTCTCGGCGCTGACGTACGCGCGGCGGCCGGGGCGGCTGATGCGCTCAATGTGCTTGATGACCTGCTCACGCTTGGCCCCGTACTTCAGGGTGACGCGCAGCACGTCGAACTTCTGGCCTTCAGGACGGGTACGCTCCACGCTCTGCACGTAGCCTTCCTGCACCAGCAGGCGGGCGAGCTGCTCCTTGAAGTTGGAGGCCGGGATGTCCACGGTCTCCTTGTGGGTGCGCGTCGCGTTGCGGATACGCGTGAGCATGTCGGCGATGGGATCACTCAGCATGGGTCTCCTCCGGGAGCACGTCCCTGCACGCAGCAGGGGCCCCTGGCGGGGGGGAAGCGAGGCGCATGGGCCCGCTTCCCGAGTCTTCCCTTGAGAATATGGTCTCGCCCAGCTTCGGACGAGCGCTTCTTCTGTTGGGTCCTAATCCCTGATCCGGACGATCACCCCTCAAAGCGGAGAGGTTCGTATCCGGGGGGCACTTACCAGCTGGCCTTTTTCACGCCGGGCAGTTCACCCTTGTGGGCCAGCTCACGGATGCAGATGCGGCACATACCGAAGAAGCGGTAGTACCCGCGCGCACGGCCGCAGCGGCTGCAACGGTTGTAGTTCTGCACGGCAAACTTGTGGCCGCGCGCCGCCTTTACAACTTTAGAGGTATTCGCCATAACGCTTCCTTACTTGCGGAACGGGAGACCCATCGCCTGGAGGAGCGCACGGGCTTCTTCGTCGGTTTTCGCGGTGGTCACGATGGTGATGTCCATGCCGCGTACCTTGTCGACCATATCATAGGTGATCTCGGGGAAGATCAGCTGCTCCTTGATGCCGAGGTTGTAGTTGCCACGGCCGTCAAAGGCGTTGGGATTGATGCCGCGGAAGTCGCGGATGCGGGGCAAGCCGATGTTGATCAGCTTTTCCAGGAACACGTACATGCGCTCGTTGCGCAGCGTGACCTTCACGCCCACGGGCATTCCTTGGCGGAGCTTGAAGTTGGAGATGCTCTTTTTGGCCTTGGTGACAATGGGCTTTTGCAGGGTGATCAGCGCGAGTTCGCGCGCGGCCTTGTCGATGGCCTTGCTGTCTTCCTTGGCGGAGCCGAGGCCCTCGTTGATCACGATCTTCTCGATGCGGGGCACGGCCATGACGCTGGAGTAGCCGAACTGGCCCATCAGCGCCGGGCGCACCTGCTCGTTGTACTTGGTCTTGAGGGTCTGCATGTTGCCTCTCTTCGGGCGGACGGGTCGCCCGGGTTCACGCCTCGCGTGCCCCTGAATCAGTCGATGACTTTGCCGCTCGCCACCGCGACGCGAACCTTCTTGCCGTCGACGATCTGCTTGCGGATACGGGTGGCCTTGCCGGTCTCGGGGTCCACGATCGACACCTTGGAGGCGTGCAGCGCGCCTTCACGCTGCTCGATGCCGCCCTGGGGGTTGCTCTGCGAGGGTTTGACGTGCTTGGTGACGAGGTTTACGCCCTCGACCACGACCTTGGCCTCGCGGGGCAGCGCGAGCAGGACCTTACCGGTCTGGCCCTTGTGCTTGCCGCTGCGCACGACCACGGTGTCGCCCTTTTTGACGTGCAGCTTGTCGCTGTGGTGGCTTCCAGCGCTGGGACGGGGCATTACAGCACCTCCGGGGCCAGGGACACGATCTTCATGAAGCGGCGGTCGCGCAGCTCGCGGGCCACCGGCCCGAACACGCGCGTGCCGCGGGGCTCGCCCTGGTTGTTGATGATAACGGCGGCGTTCTTGTCGAAGCGGATGGTGCTGCCGTCGGCACGCTTGATTGCGTGGCTGGTGCGCACGACCACGGCCTTCACCACGTCGCCGGCCTTGACGGCGCCGCGGGGAGCCGCGTCCTTGACCGAGGCGACGATGATGTCACCCACGTGGGCGTAGCGCTTGTTGCCGCCGCCGCCCGTGGTCAGGCCCTTGCCGCCGATGCCGCTGTTCAGCACGCGGATGCACATGATCTCGCGCGCACCGCTGTTGTCCGCCACGTCGAGGCGGGACTGGGGCATGATCATTGTTGACCGCCTTCGGTCTCCACAGCCGTCGTCTCGATGCCGCGGGGACGCTCGATGAGCTTGGTGACCTTCCAGGTCTTGGTCTTGCTGATCGGGCGCACCGCGATGATCTCCACGCGGTCACCGATCTTGTACTCGTTCGTCTCGTCGTGGGCCGCGTACTTTTGGCTGCGGGTCACGACCTTACCGTAAAGGGGGTGCATGAAGCGGCGCTCGACCTTGACGCTGACCGTCTTGTCGGCCTTGTCGCTTACCACGACGCCCGTGAAGGTCTTTTTCATTGCTGCTCTCCCGACTGGGCGCTGCCCACGCGGGCGGCGCGGCTCTGCTCGCTGCGGATGGTGTTGAGCTGAGCCACTTCACGGCGCAGCTCACGCACGCGGTGCGGTTGGGCCAGGTTGCCCATGGCCACCTGGAACCGCAGCTCCATCAGTTCCTTCTTGCGCGCCTCAATCTCCTTGGCGAAATCGGCGTCCGCCAGGTTGCGCATGTCACTGGGCTTCATCGTACACCTCGCGCTTGACCATCTTGGTGCTGATGGGCAGCTTGTGGCCGGCCAGGCGGAAGGCTTCCTTCGCCTGCTCCTCGGTCACGCCGGAGACCTCGAACATCACGCGGCCGGGCTTGACCACGCTGACCCAGTACTCCACAGCACCCTTACCCTTACCCATTCGGGTTTCAGCGGGCTTCTTGGTAACGGGCTTGTCGGGGAAGATGCGGATGTAGATCTTACCGCCGCGGCGGAAATGGCGGCTCATCACGATGCGGCACGCCTCGATCTGGTTCGAGCGGATCCAGGCGGGTTCCAGGGCCACGAGGCCGTAGTCACCGAACGCGACGTAATCGCCGCCCTTGGTATCGCCGGTCATGCGGCCGCGCATCTGCTTGCGGTACTTGGTGCGCTTCGGAAGAAGCATCACTCACCTCCGGGGCGACGCCGCGCGCTGGGACGGCG is a genomic window containing:
- the rpsQ gene encoding 30S ribosomal protein S17, coding for MKKTFTGVVVSDKADKTVSVKVERRFMHPLYGKVVTRSQKYAAHDETNEYKIGDRVEIIAVRPISKTKTWKVTKLIERPRGIETTAVETEGGQQ
- the rplE gene encoding 50S ribosomal protein L5, producing the protein MQTLKTKYNEQVRPALMGQFGYSSVMAVPRIEKIVINEGLGSAKEDSKAIDKAARELALITLQKPIVTKAKKSISNFKLRQGMPVGVKVTLRNERMYVFLEKLINIGLPRIRDFRGINPNAFDGRGNYNLGIKEQLIFPEITYDMVDKVRGMDITIVTTAKTDEEARALLQAMGLPFRK
- the rplR gene encoding 50S ribosomal protein L18, coding for MANQTTVRRKLRARRKVRVAAGERLRLSVFRSSKHIYAQIIDDASGKTLAAASSSALKTGSKTDTASAVGKALAEAAAAKGVKQVVFDRGQYKYHGRVKALAEAAREGGLDF
- the rpsE gene encoding 30S ribosomal protein S5 translates to MTFNRRNDRERESSEFEEKMLFVNRTSKTYQGGRRFRFAALVILGDRNGRVGMGIGKAKEVPVAIEKAKAIARKNMITVPVENGTIPHDIVGENSTSRVLLKPAGPGTGVIAGTVPRSIAELAGITNLLSKELGSRNKVNVAYAVFDGLKNLRTAKQVRAMRGTVAAPAAAQAAPAGGAQ
- the rplX gene encoding 50S ribosomal protein L24, whose translation is MPRPSAGSHHSDKLHVKKGDTVVVRSGKHKGQTGKVLLALPREAKVVVEGVNLVTKHVKPSQSNPQGGIEQREGALHASKVSIVDPETGKATRIRKQIVDGKKVRVAVASGKVID
- the rplP gene encoding 50S ribosomal protein L16, with the translated sequence MLLPKRTKYRKQMRGRMTGDTKGGDYVAFGDYGLVALEPAWIRSNQIEACRIVMSRHFRRGGKIYIRIFPDKPVTKKPAETRMGKGKGAVEYWVSVVKPGRVMFEVSGVTEEQAKEAFRLAGHKLPISTKMVKREVYDEAQ
- the rpmD gene encoding 50S ribosomal protein L30 is translated as MTTSTVKVTLKRSVIGRPRYQVETVKALGLRKIGDSRELVDTPVTRGMIKTVLHLVEVEA
- the rpmC gene encoding 50S ribosomal protein L29, whose amino-acid sequence is MKPSDMRNLADADFAKEIEARKKELMELRFQVAMGNLAQPHRVRELRREVAQLNTIRSEQSRAARVGSAQSGEQQ
- a CDS encoding adenylate kinase, which translates into the protein MTQPRNKVVIFLGPPGAGKGTQAERLAREEGLTKISTGDILRDHVARETELGQRVRPLLDAGQLVPDDILIALIRAYLAEMEPVRVIFDGFPRTGAQAQALDMLLEELGAPVTAAPLLEVPDELLIERIVERGRQAAARGEAVRSDDTEEVARRRQQVYREQTQPLIDYYAARGHLRQVDGVGTMDEVYARIRQALG
- the rpsH gene encoding 30S ribosomal protein S8, which gives rise to MLSDPIADMLTRIRNATRTHKETVDIPASNFKEQLARLLVQEGYVQSVERTRPEGQKFDVLRVTLKYGAKREQVIKHIERISRPGRRAYVSAENLPRIQRGLGLAVVSTSKGLLPDREARKQGVGGEVICVLW
- the rplN gene encoding 50S ribosomal protein L14 yields the protein MIMPQSRLDVADNSGAREIMCIRVLNSGIGGKGLTTGGGGNKRYAHVGDIIVASVKDAAPRGAVKAGDVVKAVVVRTSHAIKRADGSTIRFDKNAAVIINNQGEPRGTRVFGPVARELRDRRFMKIVSLAPEVL
- the secY gene encoding preprotein translocase subunit SecY codes for the protein MLRAFRDAFRIPELRRKIVFTLLLLAIYRLGSTIPTPGVNTAALEKATSGGGLFGLIGLISGGNLSQFSIFALGVLPYITASIVVQLLTTTIPALEKLSKEGEEGRKKINQYTRYAAIALGTAQALFFSLYITSNAQYIAVGWDPGLFTILVMVLTQVAGIAFAMWLGERITEVGVGNGISLIITAGIIARYPVEIKGTADLLRTGKVDLFPLLAFIAVILVTIAGIVYVYQGERRVPVTYARARGGAPTGAARNLGGQATWLPIKVNQAGVIPVIFASAMLIIPNLISSATATRAPGVNAFIQTYLTSGSPWYLALEALLIFGFTYLYNSVQFDPKRISEQLREAGGFIPGVRPGTPTADFLGGISGRLSLWGAVFLVVLTLIPQIVQRATGINTFQFSGTGLLIIVGVALETLKQLEAQLTVRRYDGFISKGRIRGRLPN
- a CDS encoding type Z 30S ribosomal protein S14; translation: MANTSKVVKAARGHKFAVQNYNRCSRCGRARGYYRFFGMCRICIRELAHKGELPGVKKASW
- the rplF gene encoding 50S ribosomal protein L6; its protein translation is MSRIGKQPIAVPSGVTVSAQDGVFQVKGPKGELTVPYNPALNIQNDNGQLLVTRPSDRQEHRALHGLTRTLVANAVKGVSDGFTINLELRGVGYRAKMTGKNLEMTIGYSHPVIIEPPAGVTFTVPEPTRIDVSGIDKQLVGQVAANVRKVRKPDAYHGKGVRFVGEQIALKAGKAGATGGKGKK
- the rplO gene encoding 50S ribosomal protein L15, which produces MKLHELTPAPGSRKNRKRVGRGPGGTDKTAGRGHKGQKSRSGAGKGSFFEGGRSTLISRLPKRGFNNVGTTYEVINLAQLEGVEGETLDRAALELAGLVRRKNRPLKLLGRGEITRAVTVHVDAASEAAVKAVEAAGGRVILSSASSETAEQAE